The proteins below are encoded in one region of Oryzias melastigma strain HK-1 linkage group LG7, ASM292280v2, whole genome shotgun sequence:
- the LOC112159185 gene encoding potassium voltage-gated channel subfamily A member 3, producing MVLNHARLLLFLCIGAPRDWRTTVEVASTGAPWAGGTPVYKPRSLFPWAGTATVERESGALDRKQREGAEAVAAAEVDRGSRRGRGGSPCMRLPPRMDDHLSLLQSPPPSVTKTRGDNLVNHGYTETDTDVMTVVACDNMLEESAALPGHHSLDRYEPDHECCERVVINISGLRFETQLKTLSQFPDTLLGDPKKRMRYFDPLRNEYFFDRNRPSFDAILYYYQSGGRIRRPVNVPIDIFSEEIRFYELGEEAMEKFREDEGFIKEEERPLPENEFQRQVWLLFEYPESSGPARGIAIVSVLVILISIVIFCLETLPEFRDENSDVIPIAPVINGTVPYFISPFSDPFFVVETLCIIWFSFELLVRFFACPSKATFSKNIMNIIDIVAIVPYFITLGTELAERQGNGQQAMSLAILRVIRLVRVFRIFKLSRHSKGLQILGQTLKASMRELGLLIFFLFIGVILFSSAVYFAEADDPSSGFNSIPDAFWWAVVTMTTVGYGDMHPVTIGGKIVGSLCAIAGVLTIALPVPVIVSNFNYFYHRETDGEEQAQYLHVGSCQPLADTEELRKTRSSSSLSKSEYMVIEEHGMNSAFKQQPNFPTTAQNNSQNCVNISKKIFTDV from the coding sequence ATGGTGTTGAATCACGCCCGTCTGTTGCTTTTTCTGTGCATCGGTGCGCCCCGCGATTGGCGGACAACAGTGGAGGTAGCCAGCACTGGCGCGCCGTGGGCGGGTGGAACGCCTGTTTATAAACCTAGATCTCTTTTTCCGTGGGCGGGAACAGCAACAGTGGAGAGGGAAAGTGGGGCGCTTGACAGAAAGCAACGTGAAGGAGCCGAGGCTGTGGCGGCGGCTGAGGTTGACAGGGGCTCGCGGAGGGGGCGCGGCGGCAGCCCCTGTATGCGTCTTCCACCGCGCATGGACGACCACCTCAGCCTCCTGCAATCACCCCCGCCGAGCGTCACCAAAACCAGGGGCGACAACTTGGTGAACCACGGATACACCGAGACAGACACCGACGTGATGACGGTCGTGGCGTGTGACAACATGCTGGAGGAGTCGGCGGCTCTCCCGGGCCACCACTCTCTGGACAGATACGAACCGGATCACGAATGCTGCGAGAGGGTGGTCATCAACATCTCAGGATTACGGTTCGAGACGCAGCTCAAGACTCTGTCACAGTTCCCAGACACGCTGCTGGGCGACCCAAAGAAGAGGATGAGGTACTTTGACCCTCTCAGGAACGAATACTTCTTCGACAGGAACCGACCCAGCTTTGATGCCATTCTGTATTACTACCAGTCCGGCGGGCGCATCAGGAGACCCGTCAATGTGCCCATTGACATTTTCTCGGAGGAGATCCGCTTCTATGAGTTGGGTGAGGAGGCGATGGAGAAGTTCAGGGAGGACGAGGGCTTCAtaaaggaggaggagcggcCGCTGCCAGAGAATGAATTTCAGCGGCAGGTGTGGCTGCTGTTTGAATACCCGGAGAGCTCGGGTCCTGCCCGAGGAATCGCAATAGTGTCCGTTTTGGTCATTCTCATCTCCATTGTCATCTTCTGCTTAGAGACACTGCCGGAGTTCAGGGACGAGAACAGTGATGTGATCCCCATTGCGCCGGTGATAAATGGCACAGTCCCATATTTCATCAGCCCCTTCTCTGATCCCTTCTTTGTTGTGGAGACGTTGTGCATCATCTGGTTCTCCTTCGAGCTCCTGGTGCGCTTTTTTGCCTGTCCAAGCAAAGCCACGTTCTCCAAAAACATCATGAACATCATTGACATTGTGGCCATCGTTCCATATTTTATCACACTGGGCACAGAGTTGGCAGAGAGGCAAGGGAACGGACAGCAGGCCATGTCTCTGGCCATCCTGCGCGTAATTAGACTTGTTCGGGTGTTTCGCATCTTCAAACTTTCGCGTCACTCCAAGGGGCTTCAAATTCTGGGGCAGACTCTGAAGGCCAGCATGCGTGAGCTGGGCCTGCTCATCTTCTTCTTGTTCATCGGTGTCATTCTCTTTTCCAGCGCTGTTTACTTTGCCGAGGCGGACGACCCGTCCTCAGGTTTCAACAGCATTCCGGATGCGTTCTGGTGGGCTGTTGTTACCATGACCACCGTGGGATACGGGGACATGCACCCCGTGACGATCGGTGGCAAAATCGTCGGATCTCTGTGCGCAATCGCCGGCGTGCTGACCATCGCCCTGCCTGTCCCTGTAATCGTCTCCAATTTTAACTACTTCTACCACAGAGAGACGGACGGTGAGGAGCAGGCGCAGTACCTGCACGTGGGCAGCTGTCAACCTCTGGCAGACACAGAGGAGCTGAGGAAGACGcgctcctcttcctcgctcAGCAAGAGCGAGTACATGGTGATAGAGGAGCACGGGATGAACAGCGCGTTCAAGCAGCAGCCGAACTTCCCCACCACGGCTCAAAACAACTCGCAGAACTGCGTAAACATAAGCAAAAAGATTTTCACAGACGTGTAG